Sequence from the Amphiprion ocellaris isolate individual 3 ecotype Okinawa chromosome 1, ASM2253959v1, whole genome shotgun sequence genome:
tgttttgtaggcAAACTGGAGTGGATCCAGTTTGCCTTCAAGCTCACCCAACAGCTGATGGCATACAACTCACTCCATGCATTTGTAGAGGATGGATGTCAGGGCCACTGGTCTGTAGTCCTTCAGGTCTTtcggttttgtgtttttggggaTAGGAATGATGGTGGATTCCTTCCACTGTTTTGGAATGATGCCTGAGTCCAAGAGGTGCTGAAACAACCCGGTAAACACTCCACCTAGCTGGATGAAACAGTCCTTCAGTACCCTGCCCCTGAGCCTGTCTGGGCCAGTGGCTTTGTTGGGGTTTACTTTGCGTACGATGGAGGTTGCCAGGTGTTTGTTGATGGTGAGTGCTTGTGTGGGGGGACTGAGGGGTGCTGGGGTTTGACTTTTGTTAACCATTGAGAAAATTTTAGGAACAAGATGGCACcagcattatttattttttttatttataaaatgataaaaatacagatttttgctaACCTTGGAGAAACTTTCAGAAACAGACAAGTTTGCAgtaggacttttttttaaatgctaacaGTATGCATTTTTGGTAACCATGGAGACTGTGGTGCTGTGAAGCATGTGGGGAAACGTCATGACGTCAGAACGTACAGGTGTAAACACAACAGCTGAGTTTAGCAGGTTGAAAATGTTGTGGGAGACTCAGATGGTTTTAAGTTCAGAGCTGATCCGGTTTGTGAACTGATGTTCAGATGTTGTTTAAAACACAGCGTCAGATTTGAGCTGAACTGAGCTCAGCTCTCAGTGGAATCTGTCATCTAAATCCTTAAACTCCACATGTTGTTATTTCATCACTctgaaaagtgttttcagtctgaATCAGAGTCCGAGAGCTGTTGTGCTCTTTTATTCTGAACTGTGTCAGTGACTGTATGCTCATGCACGCATTTTGATTTCCAGTTTCTAACTTGGAGACTGTATTGTGACAGAACATCATGCGTTTGTGTGCTTATTTCTCAGACGGTCTGTTGTTGGTTGCACATGATGCTGAGGTTCAGCATGCATAATCATGACTGCGGTTTTGTGCGCCACAGCTGGTtaatgtatcagtgttttaTAGCGGTGATGGAGAATGTGGCATCATCTTACTACCACAGTGCACATAGTACCATTAAAAGGTCTCTGTtaatctctctttctctgcttcctccCTCGAGTCTTCACCCAGCTCTCCTCCTCACACTCTCACTTCTTCTTTTATCTCCATCCCAAACTTCTTACGCAGCTTTTCCCCTTCcacacctcctccctccctccttatCTATTCCTCTGCTCCCTCCCCAAGACTCCTTTCTAACATCTCCCCTTCCCCTCtaacacttcctcctcctcccaactcacatctcctccctcccttaTTTTCTTTTGCAATCTCCCCTCCCCAAGTGTCTCCTACTCCCTCCCTAGCTTCTCTTCCTctagctcctcctcctctgtcttttcCACCAACTCTAGCTTGTACTCCTCCTCTAACTCCTCTCCAACTTTAGGGCCTCCTGAAGGTGAACCTCCGGCAAAATGCCCTAAAACTTGACCTTAATTAattttaaccacatttttttgtcactgtgttgtAGTTTCctctccaaaaacaaggtctgCTGGCCAACGAGGTAATTAAGATGAATCCACAGCTGCCGCATGTAAAGGTGATTTTCACAGCTTTCGATTTTATTCTTTAGACCTGCTGATTTATAATCTGAAACCTCCAATAGGAGAAGAGAAATTTTGCACTGGATTCtgcatgttgtttttgcatgttgtcTTTCAGGGCTGACTTCTGATGACTCCAGGAACCAAGACGAAAAGACACCTGAAAAAGAGAACCCCGGTAGATGAAGGGACAAGACACAGCTCCAGCAGTTAGATGACGGAGGACGGAACCCACCAGAAGAGAACGATGCTCAGAGATGAGGAGCCTGGAGAAGCAGGATGCACTGGTAATTGAAAATGTGCTTTAGTCAGAATGACCCTGCAGATACTGCATGCTGACACAAGTATTTAGTATATAGTACATAGCTGTCTAATTTATGTCAgaatcaattaaaaaatatatctttgtgttttttgttcttcGCAGATCTTTCCACAACGACCCCCCCTGAAGAATCGCCCCCTTATCCTGGTGGAGGCTTTATGTGTCCCTGTGATCCTAGGAATTGTGCTGTCAGGGACAGTAGCCCCAAATCTCCAAAGTGAGCTGGTCCCAGACCAAGAGCGCTTCACAAAACCTGAATGAATTTGACGACAAGGAACAGCAAACAAGACCCCTTTTGGAGCTGAGTGAAAAGAAGTGGAGCTGGTGTGGGAGGTGGAGCAGTAGTTCTAATGGAGGAGTCTGAGAGACATCATTCAACAGGTAAGAACACCACTCTCTCACATTTCACATCATCGGCTCACTGAGTAGAAGAATCGCCAAAGGACACcatgttttgtgtcctttaaaaaatatatccaaTAAGAGGAGATAAATTTGACACCAGATTCGGTCAcgttgtttctttgtcttttctttcagcACCGACTTCTGATGACTCATGAACCCAAGAAGAAAAGACGAGTGGACGGAGGACCCCAGTAGACCAAGAGAAGAGACACAGTTCCAGGAGTTGCATAAAGACGACAGACTGAGCCCACCAGAAGGGAACCCAGAGATGAGGAACAGTCTGCGATGAGAAACATAAATGACTTTCTAGGGAGCTTGATGCACTGGTAATTTAAAACATGCTTTAATAAGAATGACCCTGCAGTTACTGCATACATACAGAAGTGTTTAATGTACAACCATCTGACAGAATGTAGTTATTTATGCCAGAATGagctgaaaaatatatattcatgtGTTTTCTTCCTCAGAGCTGCCACCATGACACCAAGTAATTTCAAAAAACAATCAGAGACAAAGGAAAAGTCCCAAAGAAGAAGGAAATGAGCAACAGAAGCaagatgagaaaagaaatgACCGAAACGGATCCAGGACCAGAACATGAGATGACAAATAACACAAGCTAAGTCCATGAAGCAAACTGACTCATTAGATATTTCATatgctctgtttttgttctctttcgAACTCTCTCCAAGACCCACAACAACAAGAAGGATCAGAGCAGAACAAGGAACCAGATGTGGAACAATGAGCAAAGAATCCCTGTCACAGAGAAATACAAGGTGAGACAAAGAAGAAATTCACTTCattcatgttttaatattttgtgtatcCATCTCTTTGTCCTGTAGAGGGTTTAGCTGGAGGTCATCGGTCCATCACAGAGAACAGAAAGCGACACAAAACTGTCGATGCTTGCACTGACACGTGTGACCATTTTAGAATCCCAGTTAACCTGAATGTGTTTGGATTAGAGGAGGAATCCAGAGAAAACTCCTGCAGTCAGAGAGAGAACATGAACTCCACACATGAAGAACGAGCCGACCAGCAGGTTGGTGTGAGTTCTAACACTGCAGCacccaaccaaatacaatacaatacaatacagtacaataactttattaatccccgaagggaaattcagttgtctgggttctcatctgtttactttagaattaaatagtctaattgctgatggtaagaaaggttttctgaatctttcagtCCTGCAGCGCAGGCATAGGAGCCGTCCACCAccgatgttttgttgttcactgaggcagatatgaagtggatgatccatgtttgtcagaatagcctccatcttgctcagtgcacatctctccacctcatcctccaatgtgttcaatctgattccaaccacagagccagcttttttaatcCATTTGTTCAGAtgccttgcatccttgtttttttatactgcctccccagcagactgcagcataaaacaggacacttgctaccacagactgataaaacatctgcagcatcttactgcagatgtctaatgatcgaagtcttctgaggcaaaaaagtcgactctggccctttttgtagatgaagtctatgtttttagaccagtctaacttattatcaaggtggacacctaaatatttatacgatGTCACCACCTCGATGTCCACGCCACAAGTGTTCACTGGCTGAAAATGGGGTTTGGATCTGCGGAGATCtatgatcatttcctttgtctttcaGGCATTGAGTAGCAGGCAGTTCTTGTGACTCCAGTTACTGAAGACACTCATCAGATCCctgtattcagcttcatgtccatttcTGTTACATGCCACGAtagcagtgtcatcagagtatttctggatgtggcaggactcagtgctgtatttgaagtctgatgtatacagtgtgaacaggaatggagccaggactgttccttgtggattggatggagttgaatgcgtttgaaaaatcaaagaacatgaTTCTCACATAAACTCCAGGTTCAAACTGCAGTGAATCGAGTTTGTCTTTGACCTTAAGCCTCAGTAGGCATAGAGTCAACCGCTCCACAGTTTTCATGATGTGTGAGGTAAGGGCAATAGGTCTGTAGTCGTTTAGTTCAGTCGGACATTTGATTTTTGGTACTGGTACAATACAGGATGCTTTCCATAGAACAGGCACCCGCCCCAGCTGTAGACTCAGGTTGAAGATCCTGTGGAGAGGTTGACACAGTTGTGCAGCACAGTCTTTAAGCAGCCTTGGACACACACCATCTGGGCCAGCTGCCTTCCCAGAGCAAAGTATCCCAAGCTCCAGCATCACGCCTGTTTCTGTGACAGAGAAGGGTACAGGTGCTAGAAGGGAAGTGGCTGCAGCTATGGAGACATGTGTAGGAGACGgtagaggagaaggaggaggtaTAGTGGGGATTTCCATATgttgaggagaagaaggaggagcagcagcggAAGTAGGTGTGTCCACAGTGTCAGATCTTTTGAAGAACAGGTTGAGTTCATCAGCTCTTTCCACATCACCCACTATTGgctcccttttctttttattgctaTGTCCAGAGATGGTACTGATTCCTCTCCACACATCACGGATGTTGCTgtgttgaaaattcctctctatCTTCTTTTAGTATTCTAGCGTTGccatcttcagtctcctcttcaaCTCATGTTGTACTTCTTTGAGTCGTTCTTTGTCACCGTctctaaaagctttttttctggTTGAGGATTACCTTTATGTCGCTTGTGATCCAGAGTTTGTTATTAGGGAAACAGTGAACAGTCTTTGCAGGTATGACTGTGTCTTTACAGAAGTTGATATACTCAGTAAAACAATCAACCTGTCTGTCAATGTTCATACTGTCCTCATATGTTTCCAGCAGCACATTCCAGTCTGTTGATTCAAAGCAGTCCCTTAGAGCTTCACTAGCTTGAGGAGTCCATCTTCTGATTTTGACTTTAGTTGCAGGCTGTCTCAGCACACAAGGTTTGTAACAGGTCTGCAGATAAACCAAGTTATGATCTGACCTGCCCAGTGGTAGTAAGGCAGTAGCTCTGTAAGCTTCTTTGACATTGGCATACAGCAGGCCtagggttttattttctctggtaGTGCAGTTAACAAACTGTGTAAATCCGGTCAGGTGAGAGGAAAGGCTGACATGATTGAAATCTCCTGATATTATTACAAGTGCCTCAGGATGTTGGGTCTGTATCCTAGCAACAGTATCATGCAAAACATCACACAGATCCAAGTCAGTTGCCTCGGGTGGAATGTATACAAGTATTGTTATGATATGACTGAACTCCCTTGGAACATAATATGGCTGAAGAGCAACTGCCAACAGTTCAATATCTGGACAACACAATTTCTCCTTAACAGTTATATGTGAGGAGTTATACCATCTCTGGTTAACAGATAAAGCCAGACCCCCTTATTTCTTCTTGCCATTAGCTTTAGCATCTCTGTCTGACCTTATGAGAGTGAAGCCAGGTAGATCCACAGTTGAGTCTGAGTTGTTTTGATTCAACCAGGTTTCAGTAAAACACAGGAGACTGCATTACAGCATGTTTTGTCAGTCTTCACCAATGTCTCCAGCTCGTCACTTTTGTTTGGCAAAGAGTTGACGTTTCCCATGACGACTGATGGAAGAAAGGGCTTATATCTCCATTTCCTAGCCTTCACCTTTGCACCAGCACGGCAACCATGAAAACACCTCAAGATGTCCACTGGAATTGGATGTTGCTGTCCAGATTTGTTCTGTCTCAATGAAAGAAGCTCCTCTCTTGAATAAACTCTTCTCCGAGCAGAAACCTCCATCAGCAGCTGACGAAtcacaacaaaatgtgaaagaatacagcaaaaatacagcaaaaacttAAAACAGTTAAGAAACACCAAACTCTGCAGCCACTTTCAGAGGTGCAGATTCCGGAATATACGTAGTACAGTTGTCTGAGTCCCTACTTTTCTTACCACACTGAGGCAGCAAAAGAAATGGTCAGACGAGCCCCAGGGTGAGGAAAGATAGAAGAATCGGCCCCAAGACGAGGTGAGGAAGACGACGAGGAACAGCTTAAAACAGTGAAGAAGACGACAGAACCAGGAAGAGGGAAAACGAAAATGAAGAAGAGCTCTGGATAAGAATAAGACAGGTAAGCTCCCAAATTAAAATGTTCCTACAAGTTCTGTTGAAATTATTAAGAAGACATTCTGTCAGTCGAGGTCTGACTTCAGAGAAAATCCTGATGTCTCTGTATGACTTTATACTCCAGACTGCATCACTTCTGTGTCTGTTAACATTtgtactgtttgtgtgtttcagcttcGGACAAGAGCAGATACCAAACTGATGCTGGACTGATGCTGGACTGATGCTGGACTGAGACTGGACTGAGACTGGActcaaaggagaaaaaaaaaggagaaaaagccTCAAATAAAAGGCCTGTATTTGTTTCTACCTTTTCCATTATAGGCTCTTCTTTAAGAGTAGATTttacagaaacatattttatgGCTGGAAAATCAGAAtagccaaaaacaaacaaaaccaagcaAAGAAACAGCACTATTTTAAAACCATTGGATATCTCTCACGTagacaaaatgtatttgaatattttactgtttgtttgaaAACTTGGGATAAATACACAGAATGGTAAAGTGACTGATTACATAGAAATGCTGCACatcataatattaataaaaatgaaaatatcccTCATTATTTGGCCATATAAAAGTTTCTACAGTGGTTTAATATATGCAGTCTTGTAGTAATTTTTAACGTGTAAATATATAATTGGAACGTAATGTTGATGAGCAGAGTTGGAATTCTGTGAAGGTGGTTGTAAACAATTCTACAGCGTTTATCAATTTAACTTATTCATTCTAATTCCCACAAACTCCTTCAAGACCGAATAATATTTCTGTGggattttaatcagtttttgtcTAAACTGGAAGGAGTCTTTTCTTTCTGATCGTTTATCTGTGTGATACTCAACTTATAGCTCAGGAAGCAGGTTTGAAAAGCCTGTTATGTTTTTAACAATCACCAAAACCACTGAGCTGATCAGAGCTCGAAActgcaaaaccaaaacaatcatTAGATTTTAGCTTTCCTTCGCCCCTTGAACTGCTTACCTATGTGTTTAACTAAATCTAAGTTTAAAGCTGTGAACTTCCATCATAATCACCTCATTCTGTCTTATTTAAGTATGTAAcacacaaaaatctgttttaaataataatgattaacTTCTATTAGTAATcacttgtgtttatgctgccTGTCAgtataaaaaatgtttgaagatGTAAAGCTGATACCATTTAACTgagtgtagtttgttggttgaacataattttattaaaaGCTGTCTATGTCAGACTGATCACAATCACcatacctctctacctcttctgtccctctcaacccaccggccagcaggcagatggttcccccacataaagagccaggttctgctcaaggtttcttccctgttaaaagggtgtttttcttgccactgtcgccttaggccttgctctgggggttcaggcatagcGTTGGCAACACTTAAACCATCGTTCCAGTTTCAAGCAAATTGAATAAGTGCTGTGGTATGACTGTCTtttggctgcaggttctgggtcagtcctgcatttttcaccagtttgTATCCACAGTTTTCAGAGCAGGTTTCATCTGTACAGTATTTAAGAGTCTAAACAGGAGTTTCAACTAAATCCACAGttaaactgaaataataaaCACTTCAGCTGGGCTCTAAAAAGTTATTCAAGGGACCTAtagtctgtcaaaaaaaaatgcatggcTACGAGATAAAAATTCATTTCTTCCGATTTAGATCAACCTTTTAGAGTGACACCTGAGGAGATCACCTGTCCCAGCAGGTGAGTGTGGAAGTTGGAAATACGCTAAATAGAAATGACTCAACACAAAGCTACATTTGGATGAGAAATGGTGACATCTGAGTGGTTTCAGAGGCAAAGAGCAGGACGACATGTTAATTAATGGTGAATGTCACACACAAAACCTGTAGAACGGGAATGTTTTGGTTTCATAAAACAAATCTCCTGTTAAGCAAATACATCTCAGATTCATTCCTGCATCTACATTTTAATCTAGTATTTTCTATTTTGATGAACTACAGAAtaatttgcagtgttttgttgattttgttgttaTGACATCACACATGACATCACACTCTTTGTGATGTCACGTGTGATGTCATAATGGCACCACACATGACATCACAATTTTTGTGATGTCATGTGTGATGTCATAATGGCCAGAAAGTCTATAAATACGTTTGTAAACCTGGATTCAACTCACAATTTCACAAAAGGTGCGTGAACGTTGGCGATTTTTCAAAGCTGCCAAAACGCAATTTGATAAAATGTCGGCACGCCTGAACAAGATTTTGGAGAGTATTGTGGATCTGGACGAAGAGCAAAGCGAGTCTGTAGTCAGAAGCTCAGAAAGATGTCCTTCAGCAGGAAGGCCTTCTGAGTCTGTGTCTACAGTCAACTCCAGGGAAACTTGTGAAAAAGTTTCCAAACAGACGGTCCATGAAGAGTCTGAGTCCGATGACAGATCCTCCCATCAAGAACCAGCGACTGAACTGGTCTCTGCTCCTGAACCCGCCACTTCCCAGGTCAGAAAAGAATCACATTCTTCGCTCTACTTGTCCCCCGAAGAAAAGGATGTCGTCGGCGCTCTGCTGCTGAAGGCGATGGCAAAATTCCTCTGTAAATCCAAGGGGTTAGTCACCTCAGAGGAACTCCAGCTCATCCTGAAGCAACTGTTGATCCTTCTGGATGAACGCTACCTGTCACCTGACTTCATCACAAAAATAACCCAGGAGATGGACAAAATATCGAAGGCCATGGCGAAGGACCTTGAAAGGATGTTTGGCTCTGCAGAAAAGCTGCTGGAGGCAGCGACGACTGCAAAAGATGAATCTTTTAAGGATGCTGTGTGGATGGTTTTGCAGGTTAATTTAGAAGCCATCCCTCGACCAGACAATTTGAGATCTAGAGTCTCTAGGTTCTTCTTAGCGGTGAGAAGATATCAATTTTCCAAGGCTGCCAAAACGCAATTTGATAAAATGTCGGCATGCCTGTACAGGTTTTGTGAGAGCATTGTGGATCTGGAGGACGAGCAAAACGAGTATGTAGTCAGAAGGTCAGAAGAGTCTGAGTCTGATAACAGATCCTCCCATCAAGAACCAGCGACTGAACTGGTCTCTGCTCCTGAACCCGCCACTTCCCAGGTCAGAAAAGAATCACATTCTTCGCTCTACTTGTCCCCCGAAGAAAAGGACGTCGTCAGCGCTCTGCTGCTGAAGGCGATGGTCAAATTCCTCTGTAAATCCAGGGCGTTAGTCACCACAGAGGAACTCCAGCTCATCCTGAAGCAACTGTTGATCCTTCTGGATGAACGCTACCTGTCACCTGACTTCATCACAAAAATAACCCAGGAGACGGATGAAATATCGAAGGCCATGGCGAAGGACCTTGAAAGGATGTTTGGCTCTGCAGAAAAGCTGCTGGAGGCAGCGATGACTGCAAAAGATGAATCTTTTAAGGAAGCTGTGTGGATGGTTTTGCAGGTTAATTTAGAAGCCATCCCTCGACCAGACAATTTGAGATCTAGAGTCTCTAGGTTCTTCGTAGCGGTGAGAAGAAACTATCGCCGTTTGAAGAGGAGCTGGGTGGGAGTTAACATCATAGCGATTACaatatttatccttttttttataTCCACATTTCGTTTGTGAGAAAATCACAGTatagataagtcctttatttctccccacgccaggggaaattgacattgttacagcagctt
This genomic interval carries:
- the LOC118470931 gene encoding uncharacterized protein LOC118470931, with the translated sequence MSARLNKILESIVDLDEEQSESVVRSSERCPSAGRPSESVSTVNSRETCEKVSKQTVHEESESDDRSSHQEPATELVSAPEPATSQVRKESHSSLYLSPEEKDVVGALLLKAMAKFLCKSKGLVTSEELQLILKQLLILLDERYLSPDFITKITQEMDKISKAMAKDLERMFGSAEKLLEAATTAKDESFKDAVWMVLQVNLEAIPRPDNLRSRVSRFFLAVRRYQFSKAAKTQFDKMSACLYRFCESIVDLEDEQNEYVVRRSEESESDNRSSHQEPATELVSAPEPATSQVRKESHSSLYLSPEEKDVVSALLLKAMVKFLCKSRALVTTEELQLILKQLLILLDERYLSPDFITKITQETDEISKAMAKDLERMFGSAEKLLEAAMTAKDESFKEAVWMVLQVNLEAIPRPDNLRSRVSRFFVAVRRNYRRLKRSWVGVNIIAITIFILFFISTFRL